One Cydia pomonella isolate Wapato2018A chromosome 15, ilCydPomo1, whole genome shotgun sequence DNA window includes the following coding sequences:
- the LOC133525778 gene encoding serine/threonine-protein phosphatase 4 regulatory subunit 2-like yields the protein MENAEEVFHFLEDFSKRKPKTIPQELNEYLAYVARTGDPVYQWPLVKCLFKEKLLNVITDFYETTPGIDIPPYPNVDPFNYDIMKNSLLERLDAFTSAPFTVQRICELLTFPRKQYNRIDKFMRAIEKNILVVSTREPGAQRHPEPENGEAVEPVVNGSDSNSEYNVDVEMEDMSWKENTEQQSSEPQPSSSDTHISVDDIEARLQAKQNTPMETQDKTPTEYESVTPPELNVSTDEPVPENKTSDTAIPEIIPVTEVTEKSDSTDIETASDEARTEVEMKSDVSENPALIIPEITVDDAEMTEQKLMDQTAESEKEEPQKEEVLEKAADTPEKKPKEPATEQPVSTDESSSDSTMKDEEPKHISEVSTSSEESSSSDNTDGNSNSPKTDENITDTIQEESIQETLKLEDPVKEDTKEPEIPPCEEKKEDPQPVIESDNYSISDISSGLPQPPVEAPSQEETPSEEVKVTPEIEKKEEAKTENIGKDTEGDS from the coding sequence ATGGAAAACGCTGAAGAAGTCTTTCATTTCTTAGAAGACTTTTCAAAACGAAAGCCTAAAACTATTCCCCAGGAACTCAACGAATACTTAGCATACGTAGCGCGTACCGGTGATCCCGTATACCAGTGGCCTTTAGTGAAATGTTTATTCAAAGAGAAGCTCTTGAACGTTATAACTGACTTCTACGAGACTACCCCGGGTATCGACATCCCGCCGTATCCGAACGTAGACCCGTTTAACTATGACATTATGAAGAACAGCTTGCTGGAACGCCTAGACGCTTTTACATCGGCACCATTTACCGTTCAAAGAATCTGCGAACTCCTGACGTTCCCTCGTAAGCAGTATAATAGAATAGACAAATTCATGAGGGCTATAGAGAAGAACATACTAGTTGTCAGCACACGTGAGCCCGGAGCTCAACGCCATCCTGAGCCTGAGAATGGAGAAGCCGTAGAACCAGTTGTGAACGGCTCCGACAGCAACTCTGAATATAATGTCGATGTAGAGATGGAGGATATGTCTTGGAAGGAGAATACAGAACAGCAAAGCTCCGAACCCCAGCCAAGCTCATCTGATACACATATTTCAGTAGACGATATAGAGGCGCGACTGCAAGCTAAGCAAAATACTCCAATGGAAACTCAGGACAAGACACCTACTGAGTATGAATCTGTTACTCCACCAGAGCTTAATGTCAGCACTGATGAACCTGTTCCAGAAAATAAAACTAGTGATACTGCAATACCTGAAATAATACCTGTGACTGAAGTTACTGAGAAATCAGACTCCACTGACATAGAAACAGCATCAGATGAAGCTAGAACTGAAGTTGAAATGAAATCAGATGTATCTGAGAATCCAGCCTTAATCATCCCAGAAATAACAGTTGATGATGCAGAAATGACTGAACAAAAGCTAATGGATCAAACAGCAGAATCAGAAAAAGAGGAACCTCAAAAAGAAGAGGTGCTTGAAAAGGCTGCTGATACTCCTGAAAAGAAGCCGAAGGAACCAGCCACAGAACAACCAGTCTCTACAGATGAAAGCAGCTCAGATTCAACCATGAAAGATGAAGAGCCTAAGCATATTTCTGAAGTTTCAACATCAAGCGAAGAAAGCTCATCAAGTGACAACACAGACGGAAATAGCAACTCTCCTAAAACTGATGAAAATATTACTGATACAATCCAAGAAGAATCAATCcaggaaacattaaaattaGAGGATCCTGTGAAAGAAGACACTAAAGAACCAGAAATTCCACCCTGTGAAGAGAAAAAAGAGGATCCACAACCTGTGATTGAGTCTGATAATTATTCCATTTCTGACATAAGTTCAGGGTTGCCCCAACCACCAGTTGAAGCTCCTAGTCAAGAAGAGACTCCATCAGAAGAAGTAAAAGTTACACCAGAAATTGAGAAGAAAGAGGAGGCTAAGACTGAAAACATAGGGAAGGATACAGAAGGTGATTCATAA
- the LOC133525784 gene encoding uncharacterized monothiol glutaredoxin ycf64-like: MNVLFRRSIMPIYNNALKISCRSFADAGVKEKIDKMVKNNKVVVFMKGVPDAPRCGFSNAVVQIMRMHAVPYDSHDVLANEDIRQGIKDYSNWPTIPQVFINGEFVGGCDIMLQMHQSGELVEELKKVGIKSALLTAEENKKEEAK, from the exons ATGAACGTCTTATTTAGAAGAAGTATTATGCCAATATATAATAACGCTCTAAAAATATCATGTCGCTCTTTTGCGGATGCTGGAGTAAAGgagaaaattgataaaatggtGAAAAACAATAAAGTGGTAGTCTTCATGAAAGGAGTTCCCGATGCGCCGAGATGCGGATTCAGTAACGCTGTTGTGCAGATAATGCGGATGCACGCGGTGCCATATGACAGCCACGATGTCCTCGCGAACGAAGATATTCGACAGG GTATAAAAGATTACTCCAACTGGCCGACGATTCCACAAGTATTCATAAATGGAGAGTTTGTAGGAGGCTGCGACATCATGTTGCAAATGCACCAATCTGGGGAACTTGTGGAGGAACTGAAGAAGGTTGGCATTAAGAGCGCTCTGCTGACAGCAGAAGAGAACAAAAAAGAAGAAGCTAAGTGA